Part of the Hyalangium ruber genome, CAGCCGCATCGTGCGGCCCCGGCGTGCGTCCACCTGGATGCGGGGATCGAAGAGCTCCGCGCGCAGCGCCTCGGACAGCTCCAGCAGCGGATCCTCCAGCCAGATGCAGGGCCGGCCCGCCTCGTGCCCCACGCGCAGCACCAGCGCCGGGGCTCCCTCGTCCCGCGCGCCCGGCGTCTCGCACAGGAAGTCCAGGATGCGCCCCAGGCTGGCCTGGAGATCACCTCGGCCCACGCGCGCGTAGATGGGCTCGGCATCCTCCACCCGGACGGGCCGGGGCAGGGTGCCCTCTCCCTTCCACGCGCCCAGCAGCGCCACCACGTCCACGCGCTCGACTGGGGAGACCGGGCTTCCTCCGGACAGGGCCCGCAGCTCGATGAGCAGCTCCTCCACGCGGCGGATGCCGTCCACCGCGTCCGCCGCCGCGTCCTGCGCGTCCTGGATGGAGGTCTCCGTCTCGGCGCCTCCCACGGTGAGCAGCTTGCGCGCCAGCTCCGCGGAATGCGGGTCGTCTCGCCGGGCCAGCTCCGCGGCCACATCCCGCGTCACCGTCCACAGGGAATTCACCGCGCGCGAGTAGGCCGACAGCGAGTGGAAGCTCGCCTTCGTGAAAGCCAGCGGGTTGCTCAGCTCGTGGGTGAGGCCCGCCGCCAGCTTGCCCACCGCCGCCAGCTTCTCAGCCTTCACCAGCTCCTCGCGCGTGGCCTCCAGGTCCTTCACCCGCGCCTCGAGCTCCCCGTTGAGCCGCGCCGTCTCCAGCGCCAGCGCGAGCTGGGCGGCGAACAGGCTGCCCCGCTGCAGCTCGGAGATCGAAAACAGGGGCTGGCCCACGCCGCGCAAGAGGATGAGGCAACCGGCGGGCGCATCCCCTACCTGCAGCGAGTACGCCAACGCCGCGCCCAGCCTCGACACGGTAGCGAAGGGCCAGTCGCGCGAGGTCTGCGTCACCGACACCGGCTCCTGGCCGTCGATGGCCCGCCGCGCCAGCTCCCGCAGCACGGCGGGGGACAGCTCCAGCCCGTCCGAGGAGTTGCAGATGCTCAGCTCGTCCGTGCCCGGCTCCGGCAGCAGCAGCCGGAAGGCCTGGTGCGGGATGAGGTCCAACGTCAGCTCGCCCAGGTGCGTGAGCACCTCGCTCCGGGTCCGCAGCGAGAGCAGCGCGCAGCTCACCTCGTACAGGGGCACCAGCGAGCGCAGGCGCCGCTTCTCCACCGCGCGCATGATGAGGTGGCGCAGCTCGGCGATGTCGTACGGCTTGCGGATGTAGTCGTAGGCCCCGTGCTTCATGCACGCCAGCGCCGTCTCCAGGCTGGCGTAGCCGGTGGCGACGATGACCTCCATGTCCGGGTCCAGCTGCCGCAGCGCCGAGACGGTCTCCACCCCGTTCATGCCCGGCATCTTCAGGTCCGTGATGGCGACGTCGAAGCGGCGCGTGCCCAACAGCTCCACCGCCGCCCGGCCTCCGTCGGCCGTCACCACCTCGAACTCCGTGGAGGGCAATGAGAACGAGAGCATCTCGCGCATGTCCGGCTCGTCGTCGATGACGAGCACGGAGATGCTGCCGGCGGGCGCCAGCTCCTGCAGGCTGCGCCGGGAACCCGTCGTGGAGGCACCGCGCGAGGCGGTGGAACCCGAGGGGCCGGCCTGCCAGGACTCCTGCAGCGAGCCCACCACGGCGGCGTCCTGTAGCTGCACTCCCCGGTGGACTTTGAGATTCACTTCCATGTGGTCGCCTCCGTGGGGTGCGCCTGAGCAGGCGCGCCTGCCGCCGGGAGCCACAGCCGGACCGTCGTCCCGGCCCCCGGTGCCGTCTTCACGTCGATGGCGCCCGCGTGCGCCTCGATGATGTTCCTTGTAATGGACAAGCCCAGTCCTGTCCCCTGCCCCACGGGTTTGGTGGTGAAGAAGGGGTCAAAGGCCCGCTGTAGCACTTCCTCGCTCATCCCGCTGCCCGTGTCCGTGACGATGAGCTCCACGCCCTGGCCCTGGAGCACCCCGCGCGCGATCACCCGCACCGCGCCCCCGGCTGGCGTGGCATCCAGCGCGTTGGTGACGAGGTTGAGCAGCGCCGATTCAATCTCCTGGACGCTGATCTCCAGCTCGGGCAGCCCCTGGGCAGGGGCGTCCACCTCGAAGTGGATGTTGGCGCGCCGGGCCTGGCCCTCCACCAGCTCGCCTACTCGCTCGAAGAGGGCCAGCACCGAGACGCGCTCGCGCACGGGCACCTTGTCACGAGAGAAGTCCAGCAGCGCCCTCACGAGGTGGGCGCAGCGCTGCGTCTGCCGCTCGATGGAGCCCACCGCCGCGCGGGAGTTCTCATCCAGCGTGGTGCGCCGCTGCAGCCCCTGCGCATAGCCGAGGATGATACCCAGCGGGTTGTTGAGCTCGTGCGACAGGCCCGCCACCAGCGTGCCCACCGCCGCCATCTTCTCCGACTGCACCAGCGACTCGCGCAGGCGTTTGACCTCGCGCTGGTCTCGCACCATGAACACGTGCCCCAGCGACAGACCGGCCGCATCCGTGATGCGCGTGACGGTGAGCAGCACTGGAATGGGCCCCACCCCCCGCGTCACCAGGCTGAGCTCGGCCTCGGCGGGCACGCCGGTGCTGGCGCGCGAGAGCAGCTCCGCCACCTGGGTCTGCACGCCCATGGGCACCACGCGCTCCAGGAAGGGGCCCTCGGCGATCTCCTCCCGGCTCCAGCCGAAGAGGCGCTCGGCCGCCTGGTTCCAGACGCACACGCGCGCCTGGGTGTCGAGCATGACGATGGCGCTGGGCGCCGCGCTGGTGATGTGGGCCAGGAGCGCCAGCTGGTCTCGCGAGCGCTCCAGCTCCGCGGTGCGGTGCTCCAGCCGCTCCAGCATCTGATCGAAGGTGCGGGCGATGGAGCCCAGCTCATCGTCGGACCGCAGCCGGATGCGCTGGCTCAGGTCTCCCGCCTCGACGATGTGCCGCATGGTGCCCTCGATTCGCTCGAGCGGACGCAGCAGGCTCCGGGTGCCCCAGACGACCAGCACCGTGAACAGGGCCGCCATGGCCGCGCCCGTGCCCAGCATGCGCTCGCGCAGCTCC contains:
- a CDS encoding response regulator; amino-acid sequence: MEVNLKVHRGVQLQDAAVVGSLQESWQAGPSGSTASRGASTTGSRRSLQELAPAGSISVLVIDDEPDMREMLSFSLPSTEFEVVTADGGRAAVELLGTRRFDVAITDLKMPGMNGVETVSALRQLDPDMEVIVATGYASLETALACMKHGAYDYIRKPYDIAELRHLIMRAVEKRRLRSLVPLYEVSCALLSLRTRSEVLTHLGELTLDLIPHQAFRLLLPEPGTDELSICNSSDGLELSPAVLRELARRAIDGQEPVSVTQTSRDWPFATVSRLGAALAYSLQVGDAPAGCLILLRGVGQPLFSISELQRGSLFAAQLALALETARLNGELEARVKDLEATREELVKAEKLAAVGKLAAGLTHELSNPLAFTKASFHSLSAYSRAVNSLWTVTRDVAAELARRDDPHSAELARKLLTVGGAETETSIQDAQDAAADAVDGIRRVEELLIELRALSGGSPVSPVERVDVVALLGAWKGEGTLPRPVRVEDAEPIYARVGRGDLQASLGRILDFLCETPGARDEGAPALVLRVGHEAGRPCIWLEDPLLELSEALRAELFDPRIQVDARRGRTMRLNLGLALAWRLLSRMGADLSVTPGAVRGTVFRLMLPATEQA
- a CDS encoding ATP-binding protein, which produces MRFFRSLQGKILLFFVLIDVATVGVLMVTVSDTAREALGTKIEEQLRLNARITSRDIEEQLDLKWSFMQSLASNTFMVNSVIDVLGRGEYLAPFMQQLQLPGMGGEQADLWLLDFEGAVIARNTVHTSHPEGTPNFAHELWWPSVRDGQPAAVVLEREGRSRLLLAFPVLYQKRTEGAVVAEFDVALLRELTARDGFEAALLSRPGPLFGALSDEVLERVREVGTGPGHRSTFLVEDTFYLVEPLEGFMLEHGLGWSLVLSVPAERIAGPVAELRERMLGTGAAMAALFTVLVVWGTRSLLRPLERIEGTMRHIVEAGDLSQRIRLRSDDELGSIARTFDQMLERLEHRTAELERSRDQLALLAHITSAAPSAIVMLDTQARVCVWNQAAERLFGWSREEIAEGPFLERVVPMGVQTQVAELLSRASTGVPAEAELSLVTRGVGPIPVLLTVTRITDAAGLSLGHVFMVRDQREVKRLRESLVQSEKMAAVGTLVAGLSHELNNPLGIILGYAQGLQRRTTLDENSRAAVGSIERQTQRCAHLVRALLDFSRDKVPVRERVSVLALFERVGELVEGQARRANIHFEVDAPAQGLPELEISVQEIESALLNLVTNALDATPAGGAVRVIARGVLQGQGVELIVTDTGSGMSEEVLQRAFDPFFTTKPVGQGTGLGLSITRNIIEAHAGAIDVKTAPGAGTTVRLWLPAAGAPAQAHPTEATTWK